The following proteins come from a genomic window of Pseudomonas sp. WJP1:
- a CDS encoding protease inhibitor I42 family protein, which translates to MSPTRLFVPLALTLVAACATQPAHNVTVEKQSECPVKLTSGQNLILTLPSNPTTGYRWSIQDSAGGVLRALSPEVYSNPEDAGVVGAAGVSTWRFQAFAPGTGRLRLTSQQPWAPEVLPADAFDCAISVN; encoded by the coding sequence ATGTCCCCCACTCGCCTGTTTGTCCCTCTCGCTCTCACCTTGGTGGCCGCTTGCGCCACGCAACCTGCGCACAACGTGACCGTGGAAAAACAAAGCGAATGCCCGGTAAAACTCACCAGCGGGCAAAACCTGATCCTGACCCTGCCGAGCAATCCGACCACGGGTTACCGCTGGTCGATCCAGGATTCGGCCGGTGGCGTGTTGCGCGCGCTCAGCCCTGAGGTCTACAGCAACCCGGAAGATGCCGGCGTCGTGGGAGCTGCCGGTGTTTCGACCTGGCGCTTCCAGGCGTTCGCCCCTGGCACGGGACGTTTGCGCCTGACCTCGCAACAACCTTGGGCACCGGAAGTGCTGCCGGCGGATGCCTTCGACTGCGCCATTTCGGTGAACTGA